Proteins found in one Geomonas subterranea genomic segment:
- a CDS encoding transporter substrate-binding domain-containing protein, translating to MLTRILLLLIVLGLTASGVHAEPPPGRDLSVIVVGGNSNYPPYQFLDKNGHPAGYIVDLTKAIARVMGMQVEIRLDDFGKILKELDSGDIDILEGLSYSEARAKEYDFSTPHSIIVQAIFARKGTPAVKSLEELKGKKVLVHRGGGMHSYLQERHYDPDLVLTDSPRETLQQLAAGQCDYAVVALLPAMYIIREEKLSNLVPVATNVAPQRYYCYAVKKGNAELVAQMNEGLSILKKTGEFNQIYDKWIGVLEPQRTSWVTVAKYAALVVIPLSLILAATVLWSYSLRRQVAQRTESLSNALAELQRNQQQLVQADKMAALGILVSGVAHEINNPTGIILMNMPTLKKIFRDAERILDRYQEEEGEFTLGGIRYQRVRQEVPQILDEMQDGAQRIKKTVEDLKNFARKDDEARKELLDFNHVVQTAVRLVDVATRKCTNNFSAYYGEGLPPVFGNEQRLEQVVVNLVMNAGQALPDPGKAISLETSHDAGSGRVMLTVHDEGTGISPEHLKHLTDPFFTTKRESGGTGLGLSISANIIKDHGGELSFDSSPGKGTTVTLALPAAVTGSENGQ from the coding sequence ATGTTGACCCGAATCCTTTTGCTGCTGATCGTTCTGGGCCTGACCGCCTCCGGGGTACACGCCGAACCACCACCGGGGCGTGACCTGAGCGTCATCGTCGTGGGCGGCAACAGCAACTATCCTCCCTACCAGTTCCTGGACAAAAACGGCCACCCCGCCGGCTACATCGTGGACCTTACCAAGGCGATCGCCCGGGTCATGGGGATGCAGGTCGAGATCCGGCTGGACGACTTCGGCAAGATCCTCAAGGAGCTGGACAGCGGCGACATCGACATCCTCGAGGGGCTCTCTTACTCTGAGGCGCGGGCGAAGGAATACGACTTCTCGACGCCGCATTCCATCATCGTCCAGGCCATCTTCGCACGGAAGGGGACCCCCGCGGTGAAGAGCCTGGAAGAGCTCAAGGGGAAAAAGGTGCTGGTGCACCGCGGCGGCGGGATGCACAGCTACCTGCAGGAACGGCACTACGACCCCGACCTGGTGCTGACCGACAGCCCCCGCGAGACCCTGCAGCAACTGGCGGCCGGGCAGTGCGACTATGCCGTGGTGGCCCTGCTGCCGGCCATGTACATCATCCGCGAGGAGAAGCTCTCCAACCTGGTGCCGGTTGCGACCAACGTGGCGCCGCAGCGCTACTACTGCTACGCGGTGAAAAAGGGGAACGCGGAGCTGGTGGCCCAGATGAACGAAGGGCTTTCCATCCTCAAGAAGACCGGGGAGTTCAACCAGATCTACGACAAGTGGATCGGCGTCCTCGAACCTCAGCGCACTTCGTGGGTCACGGTGGCGAAATACGCGGCACTGGTGGTGATACCTCTCTCCCTGATCCTGGCGGCGACGGTGCTCTGGTCGTACTCCCTGCGCCGGCAGGTGGCACAGCGCACGGAGTCGCTTTCCAACGCCCTGGCCGAGCTGCAGAGAAACCAGCAGCAACTGGTGCAGGCCGACAAGATGGCGGCACTCGGCATCCTGGTATCCGGGGTGGCCCACGAGATCAACAACCCCACCGGCATCATCCTGATGAACATGCCTACCCTGAAGAAGATATTCAGGGATGCGGAGCGGATACTGGACCGGTACCAGGAGGAAGAGGGGGAGTTCACCCTGGGGGGGATACGGTACCAGAGGGTGCGGCAGGAGGTGCCGCAGATCCTCGACGAGATGCAGGACGGCGCCCAGCGCATCAAGAAGACGGTCGAGGACCTCAAGAATTTCGCCCGCAAGGACGACGAGGCACGCAAGGAGCTGCTGGATTTCAACCACGTGGTGCAGACGGCGGTACGCCTGGTGGACGTGGCGACGCGCAAGTGCACCAACAATTTCAGCGCCTATTACGGCGAAGGGCTGCCCCCGGTGTTCGGCAACGAGCAACGGCTGGAGCAGGTGGTGGTGAACCTGGTCATGAACGCGGGGCAGGCGCTGCCGGACCCGGGCAAGGCTATCTCCCTGGAGACGAGCCACGATGCCGGCAGCGGCCGGGTGATGCTCACCGTGCACGACGAGGGGACGGGAATCTCTCCTGAGCACCTGAAGCATCTCACCGACCCTTTCTTCACCACCAAGCGCGAGAGCGGGGGGACCGGACTGGGACTCTCCATCTCGGCCAACATCATCAAGGACCACGGCGGCGAACTCAGCTTTGATTCCAGCCCCGGCAAGGGGACGACGGTCACCCTCGCGTTGCCGGCTGCCGTGACAGGGAGCGAAAATGGACAGTGA
- a CDS encoding sigma-54-dependent transcriptional regulator translates to MDSELYPCFKVLLVDDEPAWLRSLSLALESSSGITNVELCSDSRKVLDILANGDVALVLLDLTMPHVSGEDLLVQIAERFPGVAVIVVSGMNQVGKVVNCMKLGAYDYYVKTDDEERIVCGVQRAIKHLELQRDNKEMARRFVSCELQHPEAFSAICTADRAMQALFAYIEAVAVSPLPLLITGESGSGKELLAQATHRLSRCRGDLVAVNVAGLDDTVFSDTLFGHVRGAFTGAEGVRRGMIEAAANGTLFLDEIGDLSIASQVKLLRLLQEGEYFPLGSDQPRRLKARIVVATHQNLEAKVAQGSFRCDLFYRLRTHHVDVPPLRSRKGDIPYLLDLFLEEAAAMLGKKKPTPPPGLVQLLSTYSFPGNVRELKAMVFDAVSTHKERMLSMDSFAKAISAGGGVAERAPDQNPFAGFEPLPTFANAANYLLDEAMNRAGGNQTLAARLLGISQPSLWKRLKLARG, encoded by the coding sequence ATGGACAGTGAACTGTACCCCTGCTTCAAGGTGCTGCTTGTCGACGACGAACCGGCCTGGCTGCGCTCGTTGTCGCTGGCGTTGGAGAGCAGTTCCGGGATCACCAACGTGGAGCTTTGCAGCGACAGTCGCAAGGTGCTGGATATCCTCGCCAATGGGGATGTCGCCCTGGTTCTGCTCGATCTCACCATGCCGCATGTTTCGGGAGAGGACCTCCTGGTCCAGATCGCCGAGCGTTTCCCTGGGGTGGCGGTGATCGTCGTGAGCGGCATGAACCAGGTGGGCAAGGTGGTCAACTGCATGAAGCTCGGTGCCTACGATTACTACGTGAAGACCGATGACGAGGAGCGCATCGTCTGCGGCGTCCAGCGTGCCATCAAGCACCTGGAACTGCAACGCGACAACAAGGAGATGGCCCGGCGTTTCGTCTCCTGCGAACTGCAGCACCCCGAGGCGTTTTCAGCCATCTGCACGGCGGACCGGGCCATGCAGGCGCTCTTCGCCTACATCGAGGCCGTGGCCGTCAGCCCGCTCCCGCTTTTGATCACCGGCGAGAGCGGGTCGGGAAAGGAGCTCCTCGCCCAGGCCACGCACCGGTTGAGCCGCTGCCGGGGCGATCTCGTGGCCGTCAACGTCGCCGGCCTCGACGACACCGTGTTTTCGGACACCCTATTCGGCCACGTGCGCGGCGCCTTCACCGGTGCGGAAGGTGTTCGCCGCGGCATGATCGAGGCGGCAGCCAACGGCACCCTGTTCCTCGACGAGATCGGCGACCTGAGCATCGCATCCCAGGTGAAGCTTTTGCGGCTGCTCCAGGAAGGGGAGTATTTCCCGCTGGGGAGCGACCAGCCACGGCGCCTCAAGGCGCGCATCGTGGTGGCGACCCACCAGAACCTGGAGGCCAAGGTCGCGCAAGGGAGCTTCCGGTGCGACTTGTTTTACCGGCTGCGTACCCACCATGTGGATGTGCCGCCGCTGCGCAGCCGCAAGGGGGACATACCGTACCTGCTTGACCTGTTCCTGGAGGAGGCTGCCGCGATGCTCGGCAAGAAGAAGCCGACTCCGCCCCCGGGACTGGTGCAGCTCCTCTCCACCTACAGCTTCCCGGGCAACGTCCGCGAGTTGAAGGCGATGGTCTTCGACGCGGTCAGCACGCACAAGGAGCGCATGCTCTCGATGGATTCCTTTGCCAAGGCCATCAGCGCCGGCGGCGGCGTTGCGGAACGGGCGCCGGACCAGAACCCGTTTGCCGGTTTCGAGCCTCTCCCCACCTTCGCCAACGCTGCCAATTACCTCCTCGATGAGGCGATGAACCGCGCCGGCGGCAATCAGACGCTGGCGGCACGGCTGCTTGGCATATCCCAACCCTCCCTCTGGAAACGCCTCAAACTGGCCCGCGGATGA
- a CDS encoding porin has protein sequence MNQKAAMAMAGFLAVTAVGYDAQAKSLEDILKEKGVITEAEYKEASKAKPFDYKLGKGFAFTSPDQKFQLLLGGQIQAQYELDNYEVANKQDVSQFNLRRVKTLLSGYAFTKDLTYKATYNWSNVVKENTKAMEEVNMKYRVADELQVMLGQEKIQYSRQWITSNTAQQFVDGSFVRNAFMQGYDTGINLHGDLWTGLVKYDAGLFGGAGQNTKNKTSDNAYNFRLTFNPLGDMKYGEGDLEYSKKPLVSLGSSYYLNTVKKTVSGTGAAATSAIDNNNSNFVTDANGWLGTAVKGKYFGTKAAEDISVDSWEADFACKWLGASMQGEYFWGKAVGETSGKELIARGGYVQAGYFVIPQRLELALRYAWMDPNRQVSSDSISEIQGAVNYFLYGNNLKIQGDVGNRHIYKGQVDDLVARAQVQLLF, from the coding sequence ATGAATCAGAAAGCGGCAATGGCAATGGCAGGTTTTCTGGCGGTAACGGCTGTGGGGTACGATGCCCAGGCGAAGAGCCTGGAGGACATCCTGAAGGAGAAAGGTGTCATCACCGAAGCTGAGTACAAGGAAGCCTCGAAAGCCAAGCCTTTCGACTACAAGCTGGGCAAGGGATTCGCATTCACCTCGCCGGACCAGAAGTTCCAGCTGCTGCTTGGCGGGCAGATCCAGGCCCAGTACGAGCTGGACAACTACGAGGTGGCCAACAAGCAGGACGTGAGCCAGTTCAACCTGCGTCGCGTCAAGACCCTCCTGAGCGGCTATGCCTTCACCAAGGACCTCACCTACAAGGCGACCTACAACTGGTCCAACGTGGTGAAGGAGAACACCAAGGCGATGGAAGAGGTGAACATGAAATACCGCGTCGCCGATGAACTGCAGGTCATGCTGGGGCAGGAGAAGATCCAGTACTCCAGGCAGTGGATCACTTCCAACACCGCGCAGCAATTCGTCGACGGCTCCTTCGTGAGAAATGCCTTCATGCAGGGGTACGACACCGGCATCAACCTGCACGGCGATCTCTGGACCGGCCTGGTGAAGTACGACGCCGGGCTCTTCGGTGGTGCCGGCCAGAACACCAAGAACAAAACCAGCGACAACGCGTACAACTTCAGGCTGACCTTCAACCCGCTCGGGGATATGAAATACGGCGAGGGCGACCTCGAATACTCGAAGAAGCCACTGGTCTCGCTGGGGAGCAGCTACTACCTCAATACCGTCAAAAAGACGGTCTCCGGGACCGGCGCCGCGGCGACTTCCGCCATCGACAACAACAACTCCAACTTCGTAACCGACGCCAACGGCTGGCTCGGCACGGCGGTGAAGGGGAAATACTTCGGCACCAAGGCGGCCGAGGACATCAGCGTCGACTCCTGGGAAGCGGATTTTGCCTGCAAGTGGCTGGGCGCTTCGATGCAGGGCGAGTACTTCTGGGGCAAGGCGGTGGGTGAAACCTCCGGGAAAGAGCTGATCGCCAGGGGCGGTTACGTCCAGGCGGGTTACTTCGTGATCCCGCAACGCCTTGAGCTCGCCCTCCGTTACGCGTGGATGGATCCCAACCGCCAGGTTTCCAGCGATTCCATCTCCGAGATTCAAGGGGCGGTCAACTACTTCCTCTACGGCAACAACCTGAAGATCCAGGGCGACGTCGGCAACCGCCACATCTACAAGGGCCAGGTTGATGATCTCGTGGCGCGTGCCCAGGTGCAGCTGCTCTTCTAA
- a CDS encoding flavocytochrome c — translation MKSKTIVPALLFAVALLIAVSVAWGADSSKSSFLSGVHKKNQITCADCHGKSLAVDDNETALNKNCKGCHGGFPELAAKTKEHINPHQSHLGDTNCTACHKGHVASKAYCNYCHSFAMKIPAMGTEKESSDKKWVQETAPGKKDLQSGRTESTDVVVIGAGGSGYVASISAHDAGAKVILLEKMPITGGNSMLAAGGINAARTRYQERLGMHDDPAEMVKETMKGGRDKNDPELVKVLAYKSADAVDFLVSLGADMTDLVRSGGVAVDRTHRPVGGAAVGPHLIKVYRENAAKRNLDVRVNSEVVQILSDGNGRVTGVQVKGKHSGVYTIKAKAVIDTAGGFAANNELVGFYKPQFKETASSNQPGATGEGVSLAEKIGAKVIDMEQIQIHPTMGGETKVLISETVRGSGAILVNHAGKRFVNELTTRDKASAAILAQPEKSAFLVLGEDIRKSNVQIDGYIVLGLVQEADSVAALAAKMGVPADALTATVDAYNKAFATKKDPEFQRQDIPRPVNGPKYYAIWVKPGRHHTMGGVKINTEAQVIGKDGKPITGFYAAGEVTGGVHGWNRLGGNAITDTVVFGRIAGNNAARFVKEAK, via the coding sequence ATGAAATCCAAAACTATCGTACCGGCGCTGCTGTTCGCGGTAGCCCTGCTGATCGCAGTATCGGTGGCATGGGGGGCGGACTCGTCCAAGAGCTCCTTCCTTTCCGGGGTGCATAAAAAAAACCAGATAACCTGCGCGGATTGCCACGGCAAATCGCTCGCCGTCGATGACAACGAAACGGCGCTGAACAAGAACTGTAAGGGGTGCCACGGCGGCTTCCCTGAGCTGGCGGCCAAGACCAAGGAGCACATCAACCCGCACCAGTCGCACCTGGGCGATACCAACTGTACGGCCTGCCACAAGGGGCACGTCGCCTCGAAGGCTTATTGCAATTACTGCCACAGCTTCGCCATGAAGATCCCGGCCATGGGGACGGAGAAGGAATCGAGCGACAAGAAGTGGGTGCAGGAAACCGCCCCTGGGAAAAAGGATCTGCAATCGGGGCGGACGGAATCGACCGACGTGGTCGTGATCGGTGCGGGCGGCTCCGGATACGTGGCCTCCATCAGCGCGCATGACGCCGGGGCGAAGGTGATTCTCCTGGAGAAGATGCCCATCACCGGCGGTAACAGCATGCTGGCGGCCGGCGGGATCAACGCGGCCAGGACCCGCTACCAGGAGCGGCTCGGGATGCATGACGACCCGGCCGAGATGGTGAAGGAGACCATGAAGGGGGGCCGCGACAAGAATGACCCCGAGCTGGTCAAGGTGCTCGCCTACAAGTCCGCCGACGCGGTGGATTTCCTGGTCTCGCTCGGTGCGGACATGACCGACCTGGTGCGCTCCGGCGGCGTCGCGGTCGACCGCACGCACCGTCCGGTAGGGGGGGCAGCGGTCGGGCCGCACCTGATCAAGGTGTACCGGGAGAACGCGGCCAAGCGCAACCTCGACGTGCGTGTCAACTCCGAGGTGGTGCAGATCCTCTCCGACGGCAACGGGCGCGTGACCGGCGTCCAGGTCAAGGGGAAGCACAGCGGGGTCTACACCATCAAGGCCAAGGCGGTGATAGATACGGCCGGCGGCTTTGCGGCCAACAACGAGCTCGTAGGCTTCTACAAGCCCCAGTTTAAGGAGACCGCCTCCTCGAACCAGCCGGGGGCTACCGGTGAAGGCGTGTCGCTCGCCGAAAAGATCGGCGCCAAGGTCATCGACATGGAGCAGATCCAGATCCACCCCACCATGGGAGGGGAGACCAAGGTCCTGATCTCGGAGACGGTGCGCGGCAGCGGCGCCATCCTGGTCAACCATGCCGGCAAGCGCTTCGTGAACGAGTTGACCACCCGCGACAAGGCCTCCGCGGCCATCCTGGCGCAGCCTGAGAAGTCCGCCTTCCTGGTCCTCGGTGAGGACATCCGCAAGAGCAACGTCCAGATCGACGGCTATATCGTGCTCGGCCTGGTGCAGGAGGCGGACAGCGTGGCTGCGCTGGCGGCCAAGATGGGGGTCCCCGCCGATGCGTTGACCGCCACCGTCGATGCCTACAACAAGGCCTTCGCCACCAAGAAGGACCCCGAGTTCCAGCGCCAGGACATTCCAAGGCCGGTCAACGGGCCGAAGTACTACGCCATCTGGGTCAAGCCGGGGCGCCACCACACCATGGGCGGCGTGAAGATAAACACCGAGGCGCAGGTGATCGGCAAGGACGGCAAGCCGATAACCGGTTTCTACGCTGCGGGCGAGGTCACCGGTGGAGTCCACGGCTGGAACCGTCTGGGCGGCAACGCCATCACCGACACGGTAGTCTTTGGCCGCATCGCCGGCAACAACGCGGCACGTTTCGTTAAAGAAGCGAAGTAG
- a CDS encoding MFS transporter codes for MKNANLFQSLFLINFATSLGFGIADAFFSTYLFTLGGRGILLGLPLLLFSLSKILFGPAMGACVDRFGPRVAVTLSLTLYLLVSLGYLFSSDLVLITLLRVVQGVACAMFRPVMLSLVGAESRAKGEGCATGTFDISFYLAIGIGPLLGGVLHDLWGFYGIFSCLALLCLCALAVALRRVPRDSVAAVPSRKPGACVALPDALEAARHGAMGGLLVFIFGRGCGISLLAGFLPLLLSGRLGLTGTQTGMVLASSTVVIGTLLRPAGRLSDRLPRKTLVLLGGISVSLLYFLIPVAQGFHQVLMLGGGIGLCSVLSQPASTALLLEQGERHGTGLAVGIFNAAMNLGFVAGPLLGGWLQNRFGLTAVFYAAGWIGLAAAGLFALSTMVREKRDCAGTPT; via the coding sequence ATGAAGAACGCAAACCTGTTCCAGTCGCTGTTTCTGATCAATTTCGCCACCAGCCTCGGCTTCGGCATAGCCGACGCCTTCTTCTCCACCTACCTCTTCACCCTCGGGGGGCGCGGCATCCTGCTGGGGCTGCCGCTCCTCCTGTTCTCCCTTTCCAAGATTCTCTTCGGCCCCGCGATGGGGGCCTGCGTGGACCGCTTCGGCCCGAGGGTCGCCGTCACCCTCAGCCTTACGCTGTACCTCCTGGTTTCACTCGGCTACCTTTTCAGTTCCGACCTGGTGCTCATCACGCTGCTGAGGGTGGTGCAAGGAGTGGCCTGCGCCATGTTTCGCCCGGTGATGCTTTCCCTGGTCGGGGCAGAAAGCAGGGCGAAAGGGGAGGGGTGTGCCACCGGGACCTTCGACATCTCTTTCTACCTCGCCATCGGAATCGGCCCGCTCCTGGGAGGCGTCCTGCACGACCTGTGGGGTTTTTACGGCATCTTCTCCTGTCTCGCACTGCTATGCCTGTGTGCGCTGGCCGTCGCGTTGCGGCGCGTGCCGCGGGACAGTGTGGCGGCAGTCCCGTCCCGAAAGCCGGGGGCGTGCGTGGCGCTGCCGGACGCCCTGGAGGCGGCGAGACACGGGGCGATGGGGGGGCTGCTGGTGTTCATCTTTGGGCGGGGGTGCGGCATCTCGCTGCTGGCGGGCTTTCTACCCCTCCTGCTGAGCGGGCGGCTGGGGCTCACCGGCACCCAGACCGGCATGGTACTCGCCTCCAGCACCGTGGTGATCGGCACGCTGCTGCGGCCGGCAGGCCGGCTTTCGGACCGGCTTCCCCGTAAGACCCTGGTGCTGCTGGGGGGAATCTCGGTGTCGCTGCTTTACTTCCTGATACCTGTTGCCCAGGGGTTTCACCAGGTGCTCATGCTGGGGGGAGGGATCGGGCTGTGCAGCGTGCTTTCGCAGCCGGCCAGCACCGCCCTTCTTTTGGAGCAGGGGGAGCGTCACGGGACGGGACTGGCGGTGGGGATCTTCAATGCCGCCATGAATTTAGGATTCGTGGCGGGACCGCTACTAGGGGGATGGCTGCAGAACCGTTTCGGCCTCACCGCAGTCTTTTACGCCGCCGGCTGGATCGGCCTTGCGGCCGCGGGGCTTTTTGCCCTCAGTACCATGGTGCGGGAGAAGAGAGACTGCGCCGGCACACCTACCTGA
- the nifJ gene encoding pyruvate:ferredoxin (flavodoxin) oxidoreductase, with translation MSATRKTMDGNTAAAHVAYALSETAAIYPITPSSTMGEVADEWAAEGRKNIFGQVLNIKELQSEAGAAGAVHGSLVAGALTTTFTASQGLLLMLPNMYKIAGEQLPGVFHVSARAIATHALSIFGDHQDVMAARPTGFAMLCSSSVQEVMDLALVAHLAALEGSLPFLHFFDGFRTSHEVQKIEVIDYQDMARLVNHDKLAAFRSKAMNPEHPELRGTAQNPDIYFQGRERANPFYEALPRVVTDSMERVGQLTGRHYRLFDYIGHAEADRVIVTMGSSCETAEEVVQYLNSQGEKVGLVKVRLYRPFDSNALLSVIPPTAGKITVLDRTKEPGAQGDPLYQDVCTAFLERGGQVPELYAGRYGLGSKEFRPVHVKSIFDNMDGRPGKRHFTVGITDDVSDSSLPVEGTLSTTPEGTIQCRFWGMGADGTVGANKAAIKIIGDNTDLYVQAYFSYDSKKSGGITVSHLRFGESPIQSTYLVDAADFISCQKAPYVQIYDLLEGIKEGGTFLLNSPWNSVEAMEKNIPATMRRAIAQKKVRLYNVDAISIAQSAGLGGRINMIMQTAFFKLSGVLPFERAVELLKDSIRKEYGRKGDQVVEMNLAAVDLAVQSLVEIHYPDSWRDANDERGTDFRLNQQMPDYMRDMVFPILRQKGDDLPVSSFAPDGVFPFSTARYEKRGVAINVPEWIKENCIQCNQCAYICPHATIRPFIASEQELAAAPATYETIPPNAKEFKGMGFRIQVYTLDCMGCGNCADICPAKVPALVMKPIDTQAAVQEENRTFAETLSPKGHLVKRATVIGSQFQQPLLEFSGACSGCGETPYARIVTQLFGERMMIANATGCSSIWGASAPVSPYCANADGHGPAWNNSLFEDAAEFGFGYHMAVSQRRNLLADQVRRAVHSLPEGELRGELSAWLDGMMDPELSRRHGDRLKELLPKAGDNEFLQQIAASADLFTKKSIWIYGGDGWAYDIGFGGLDHVISTGEDVNLLVMDTELYSNTGGQCSKATQLGAIARFAASGKRTSKKDLGRMAMTYGYVYVASIAIGADKNQTLRAITEAEAYPGPSLIIAYSTCINQGLRKGMGKSIEESQLAVKAGYWPLYRYNPLLKQEGKNPFILESKKPDGSLAEFLSGEVRFQALEKQNPEVARQLREQMEREALERFRMFRDMADWQPSKGDVPKDGGRKHDHVPAAAGAAEEPAPVCVSATSDPRYSRPGQPEEECDDGRAGIDKNIKE, from the coding sequence GAGGCGGGGGCGGCGGGCGCCGTGCACGGCTCGCTGGTCGCGGGAGCGCTCACCACCACCTTCACCGCGTCGCAGGGGCTTTTGCTGATGCTCCCCAACATGTACAAGATAGCGGGCGAGCAGCTCCCGGGCGTGTTCCACGTCTCGGCACGCGCCATCGCCACCCACGCCCTCTCCATATTCGGCGACCACCAGGACGTCATGGCCGCGCGCCCCACCGGCTTCGCGATGCTCTGCTCCTCCTCGGTCCAGGAGGTGATGGACCTCGCCCTGGTGGCCCACCTGGCCGCCCTGGAGGGGAGCCTCCCCTTCCTGCACTTCTTCGACGGCTTCCGGACCTCCCACGAGGTGCAGAAGATCGAGGTGATCGATTACCAGGACATGGCCCGGCTGGTTAACCACGACAAGCTGGCGGCCTTCCGCAGCAAGGCCATGAATCCCGAGCATCCGGAACTGCGCGGCACGGCGCAAAACCCCGACATCTACTTCCAGGGGCGGGAGCGCGCCAACCCCTTCTACGAGGCGCTGCCTCGGGTGGTCACCGATTCCATGGAACGGGTCGGACAGCTTACCGGGCGGCACTACCGGCTCTTCGACTACATCGGGCACGCGGAGGCGGACCGGGTCATCGTCACCATGGGCTCTTCCTGCGAGACGGCCGAGGAGGTGGTGCAGTACCTGAACAGTCAGGGGGAGAAGGTCGGCCTGGTCAAGGTCCGGCTGTATCGCCCCTTCGATTCCAATGCCCTCCTTTCCGTCATCCCCCCCACGGCCGGGAAGATCACCGTGCTGGACCGGACCAAGGAGCCCGGCGCCCAGGGGGACCCGCTCTACCAGGACGTCTGCACCGCGTTCCTCGAGCGCGGCGGCCAGGTCCCCGAGCTTTACGCGGGACGCTACGGGCTCGGTTCCAAGGAATTCCGGCCGGTGCACGTGAAGAGCATCTTCGACAACATGGACGGCCGCCCCGGCAAGCGCCACTTCACCGTCGGGATCACCGACGACGTGAGCGACAGCTCGCTCCCGGTCGAGGGAACCCTCTCCACCACCCCGGAAGGAACCATACAGTGCCGTTTCTGGGGGATGGGCGCCGACGGCACCGTCGGCGCCAACAAGGCCGCCATCAAGATCATCGGCGACAACACCGACCTCTACGTGCAGGCCTATTTCTCCTACGACTCGAAGAAGTCCGGGGGGATCACCGTCTCGCACCTGCGCTTTGGCGAGAGCCCGATCCAGTCCACCTACCTGGTCGACGCCGCCGATTTCATCTCCTGCCAGAAGGCGCCCTACGTGCAGATCTACGACCTCCTCGAGGGGATCAAGGAAGGGGGCACCTTCCTCCTGAACTCCCCCTGGAACAGCGTCGAGGCCATGGAGAAGAACATCCCGGCAACCATGCGCCGGGCCATCGCGCAAAAGAAGGTCCGCCTCTACAACGTGGACGCCATCAGCATCGCCCAGTCCGCGGGGCTTGGTGGGCGCATCAACATGATCATGCAGACCGCCTTCTTCAAGCTCTCCGGCGTGCTCCCCTTCGAGCGGGCGGTGGAACTCCTGAAGGACTCCATACGCAAGGAGTACGGCAGGAAGGGAGACCAGGTGGTGGAGATGAACCTCGCCGCCGTCGACCTCGCCGTGCAGAGCCTGGTGGAGATCCACTACCCCGACTCCTGGCGCGACGCGAATGACGAGCGCGGCACCGACTTCCGCCTCAACCAGCAGATGCCCGACTACATGCGGGACATGGTCTTCCCCATCCTGCGCCAGAAGGGGGACGACCTGCCGGTTTCCTCCTTCGCGCCCGACGGGGTCTTCCCCTTCTCCACCGCGCGTTACGAAAAAAGGGGCGTCGCCATCAACGTCCCGGAGTGGATCAAGGAAAACTGCATCCAGTGCAACCAGTGCGCCTACATCTGCCCGCACGCCACCATCCGCCCGTTCATCGCCTCGGAACAGGAGCTGGCTGCCGCGCCGGCGACGTATGAGACCATCCCCCCCAACGCCAAGGAATTCAAGGGGATGGGTTTCCGTATCCAGGTCTACACCCTGGACTGCATGGGGTGCGGCAACTGCGCCGACATCTGCCCCGCCAAGGTCCCGGCGCTGGTGATGAAGCCGATCGACACCCAGGCCGCGGTGCAGGAGGAGAACCGCACGTTCGCCGAGACGCTCTCCCCCAAGGGACACCTGGTGAAGCGGGCCACGGTGATCGGCAGCCAGTTCCAGCAGCCGCTCCTCGAGTTCTCCGGCGCCTGCTCCGGCTGCGGCGAGACCCCCTACGCCAGGATCGTCACGCAGCTCTTCGGGGAGCGGATGATGATCGCCAACGCCACCGGCTGCAGCTCGATCTGGGGCGCCTCGGCGCCGGTCTCCCCCTACTGTGCCAACGCCGATGGGCATGGCCCCGCCTGGAACAACTCGCTCTTCGAGGACGCCGCCGAGTTCGGCTTCGGCTACCATATGGCCGTGTCGCAGCGCAGGAACCTTCTGGCCGACCAGGTGCGCCGCGCGGTGCACAGCCTGCCGGAAGGGGAACTAAGGGGAGAGCTCTCCGCCTGGCTGGACGGGATGATGGACCCGGAACTCTCCCGGCGCCACGGCGACCGGCTGAAGGAGCTGCTCCCCAAGGCGGGGGACAACGAGTTCCTGCAACAGATCGCCGCCTCGGCGGACCTCTTCACCAAGAAGTCCATCTGGATCTACGGCGGCGACGGCTGGGCCTACGACATCGGCTTCGGCGGGCTCGACCACGTCATCTCCACCGGCGAGGACGTGAACCTCCTGGTGATGGACACCGAGCTCTACTCCAACACCGGCGGCCAGTGTTCCAAGGCGACCCAGCTCGGGGCCATCGCCCGCTTCGCCGCCTCCGGCAAGCGGACTTCCAAGAAAGATCTCGGGCGCATGGCCATGACCTACGGCTACGTCTACGTCGCCTCCATAGCCATAGGCGCCGACAAGAACCAGACGCTACGCGCCATCACGGAAGCCGAGGCGTACCCCGGCCCGTCGCTCATCATCGCCTACTCCACCTGCATCAACCAGGGGCTCAGGAAGGGGATGGGGAAATCGATCGAGGAGAGCCAGCTCGCCGTGAAGGCGGGTTACTGGCCGCTGTACCGCTACAACCCTCTTTTGAAGCAGGAAGGGAAAAACCCCTTCATCCTGGAGTCGAAGAAACCCGACGGTTCGCTCGCCGAGTTCCTTTCCGGGGAGGTGCGCTTCCAGGCGCTCGAAAAGCAGAACCCTGAGGTGGCCCGGCAGCTTCGCGAGCAGATGGAGCGGGAGGCGCTGGAGCGTTTCCGGATGTTCCGGGACATGGCGGATTGGCAGCCAAGCAAGGGGGACGTACCCAAGGACGGGGGGAGAAAGCACGACCACGTCCCCGCCGCCGCGGGAGCGGCGGAGGAGCCTGCGCCGGTCTGCGTCAGCGCGACCAGCGACCCGCGCTACAGCCGCCCCGGGCAGCCCGAGGAGGAATGCGACGACGGCCGCGCCGGGATCGACAAGAACATCAAGGAGTAA